Proteins co-encoded in one Kocuria flava genomic window:
- a CDS encoding type II secretion system F family protein, with protein MAPLLTGFGLLVLAGLLGLFVVFRSRTPRLPMDRRRPPRSPREQETSQLSRLTGVTTEAVSEFLEERGWTRRIAAALENAGIKASPADFLVLVAAGAAAAAAIGTIAGGFLLGVLFLLAAPVVAKVVVGFLTNRRKRVFADQLDNTLQLFSGSLRAGHSLLRAVDAVAKESEVPTSEELTRIVNETRLGMDLDTSMSQVAKRMGSEDFSWVAQAIGIHREVGGDLAEVLDRVAGTIRERNQIRRQVRTLSAEGKLSAYILMALPLFISALLMFISPDYGPFGFERGEGAGLVTVSRALGVSGTG; from the coding sequence GTACCCCGCGCCTGCCCATGGACCGCCGCCGGCCCCCGCGGAGCCCTCGGGAGCAGGAGACCTCGCAGCTGTCCCGGCTCACCGGGGTGACCACCGAGGCGGTCTCCGAGTTCCTGGAGGAGCGCGGGTGGACCCGGCGCATCGCCGCCGCCCTGGAGAACGCCGGCATCAAGGCCTCGCCGGCCGACTTCCTCGTCCTGGTCGCCGCAGGGGCGGCCGCGGCCGCGGCGATCGGCACGATCGCCGGGGGCTTTCTGCTGGGCGTCCTGTTCCTGCTGGCCGCGCCGGTTGTCGCGAAGGTCGTGGTCGGATTTCTGACGAATCGGCGCAAACGGGTCTTCGCCGATCAACTCGACAACACGCTCCAGCTGTTCTCCGGATCCCTCCGCGCCGGCCACTCGCTCCTGCGCGCGGTCGACGCGGTGGCGAAGGAGTCCGAGGTGCCAACCTCCGAGGAGCTGACTCGGATCGTCAACGAAACTCGGCTCGGCATGGACCTCGACACCTCCATGAGTCAAGTTGCCAAGCGCATGGGGTCCGAGGATTTTTCCTGGGTTGCCCAAGCCATTGGCATCCACCGTGAGGTGGGCGGCGATCTGGCGGAGGTTCTAGACCGCGTGGCTGGAACGATTCGTGAAAGAAACCAGATACGGCGACAGGTCAGAACATTGTCGGCGGAAGGCAAGTTGTCGGCCTACATTCTGATGGCTTTGCCCCTATTCATCTCAGCCCTTCTGATGTTTATCTCACCGGATTACGGGCCCTTCGGATTTGAGCGGGGTGAGGGGGCTGGGCTCGTCACCGTGAGCAGGGCTCTCGGCGTGTCGGGAACCGGGTAG